A single region of the Malus sylvestris chromosome 8, drMalSylv7.2, whole genome shotgun sequence genome encodes:
- the LOC126632854 gene encoding pentatricopeptide repeat-containing protein At5g65560-like, whose protein sequence is MMRKPMAVICHPPEPFLFLLLKPFSSISSAAAAPLPLSNEPHDLSSQLFAILSRPNWQRHPSLKQLAPSISPSHVSSVFALNLDPRTALAFFNWIALKPGYKHTVHCHSSLLNILLPNGFLQVAEKIRISMIKASSSPQDALFVLKFLRELNGAGEFEFKLTLRCYNFLLMSLSKFSLLQDLKALYLEMLDDMVSPNLHTFNTMINAYCKVGNVAEADLYFSRIGQAGFHPDTFTYTSLILGHCRNKDVDSGYRVFKLMPQKGCQRNEVSYTNLIHGFCEADRIDEALKLFSQMGEDNCFPTVRTYTVLICALCKLGRKLEAMNLFKEMTDKGCEPNVHTYTVLIDSMCKENKLDEARNLLNKMLQKRLVPNVVTYNAMIDGYCKEGAVEAALGILALMESSNCYPNARTYNELICGFCKRKNIHQAMALLGKMLDRKLSPSLYTYNSLIHGQCKMGHFESAYRLLNLMKESGLVPDRWSYSSLIDALCKRGRLEEAHALFDSLNEKGIKSNDVIFTSLIDGYCKVGKIDDAHSLFDRMLAEDCLPNSFTYNTLIDVLCKEERLEEAFSLVEKMLSIGVKATTHTYTILIKQMLKEGDFDHARRLLNQMVSSGNQPDLFTYTTFIHAYCGIGNVEEAEKLMMKMNEEGIIADSLTYTLLIDGYGRMRLIDCAFDVLKRMFDSCCDPSHYTYSFLIKHLSNEKLTETNNNMVGIDLFSKVSLIDISDVWKTMDFDIALELFEKMAGHGCAPSTNTYEKLIVGLCKERRLEVAQRLYSHMRERKISSSENIYNSLLNCCCTLQKYGEAATLVDAMIKDGYLPTLESSTMLVCGLLDEEKTEKAKAIFRTLLLCEYNHDEVAWKVLFDGLLKRGFVNICSELISIMEKMGCQLHPQTYSMLIEGMDGP, encoded by the coding sequence atgatgagaaAACCCATGGCCGTCATCTGCCACCCACCTGAACcctttctcttcctcctcctcaaaccCTTCTCTTCCATttcctccgccgccgccgctcCTCTTCCCCTCTCCAACGAACCGCACGATCTATCCTCCCAGCTCTTCGCCATTCTATCCCGCCCTAATTGGCAGCGCCACCCTTCCCTTAAGCAACTAGCCCCCTCCATATCCCCTTCCCATGTCTCCTCCGTCTTCGCTCTCAACCTCGACCCCCGAACCGCCCTCGCTTTCTTCAACTGGATAGCTCTTAAACCCGGATACAAGCACACCGTCCATTGCCACTCTTCTCTCCTCAACATTCTCCTCCCCAATGGGTTTCTCCAGGTCGCTGAAAAGATCCGAATTTCCATGATTAAGGCTTCCAGTTCCCCTCAAGATGCCCTTTTCGTGCTCAAGTTTTTGCGGGAGTTGAATGGCGCTGGAGAGTTCGAGTTCAAGCTCACCCTCAGGTGCTACAATTTTCTTCTTATGTCATTGTCTAAGTTTTCCCTGCTTCAAGATTTGAAAGCTTTGTATTTGGAGATGTTAGACGATATGGTTTCTCCAAATCTGCATACTTTTAATACCATGATCAATGCTTACTGTAAAGTGGGTAATGTGGCCGAGGCAGACTTGTATTTCAGTAGGATAGGGCAGGCGGGTTTCCACCCCGATACATTTACCTACACTTCTTTGATACTGGGGCATTGTAGGAATAAGGATGTGGATAGTGGTTACAGGGTTTTTAAGCTAATGCCGCAAAAGGGTTGTCAAAGAAATGAAGTTTCCTATACTAATTTGATACATGGGTTTTGCGAGGCTGATCGGATTGATGAGgctttaaagttgttttctcaAATGGGGGAGGATAATTGTTTTCCAACTGTGCGGACATACACAGTTCTTATTTGCGCCTTGTGTAAATTGGGAAGGAAATTAGAAGCTATGAATCTGTTCAAAGAGATGACGGACAAGGGTTGTGAACCAAATGTTCATACTTATACCGTGCTCATTGATAGCATGTGCAAGGAAAATAAGCTTGACGAGGCACGAAACTTGCTGAACAAGATGTTGCAGAAAAGGTTGGTTCCTAATGTTGTCACGTACAACGCAATGATTGATGGGTACTGCAAGGAGGGAGCAGTTGAGGCTGCACTTGGTATTTTGGCTTTGATGGAATCGAGTAATTGTTATCCAAATGCTCGGACATACAATGAATTGATTTGTGGGTTTTGTAAAAGGAAAAATATACACCAGGCAATGGCATTGCTTGGTAAGATGCTTGATCGGAAACTCTCACCAAGCCTATATACATACAACTCATTAATCCATGGGCAGTGTAAAATGGGTCATTTTGAGAGTGCTTACAGGTTGCTTAATTTGATGAAAGAAAGTGGTTTGGTTCCTGACCGATGGTCTTACAGTTCTCTCATAGACGCTCTCTGTAAGAGGGGCAGACTGGAAGAAGCTCATGCCCTGTTTGATTCTCTCAATGAGAAAGGCATAAAGTCAAATGATGTGATCTTTACTTCTTTGATTGACGGTTATTGCAAGGTTGGGAAAATCGATGATGCCCATTCTTTGTTTGATAGAATGCTTGCAGAAGACTGTTTGCCGAACTCATTCACATACAATACCTTGATAGATGTGTTGTGCAAAGAAGAAAGACTGGAGGAAGCGTTTTCACTGGTGGAAAAGATGTTAAGTATTGGCGTCAAAGCTACAACACATACTTATACAATTCTAATTAAACAAATGTTGAAGGAAGGGGACTTTGACCATGCTCGTAGGCTTTTAAACCAGATGGTTAGTTCTGGTAATCAACCTGACCTGTTTACTTACACTACCTTTATTCATGCATATTGCGGCATAGGAAATGTAGAAGAGGCAGAGAAattgatgatgaagatgaatgAAGAAGGAATTATAGCAGATTCGTTGACTTACACATTGCTAATTGATGGATATGGACGTATGAGATTAATTGATTGTGCATTTGATGTTCTTAAGCGCATGTTTGATTCTTGTTGTGATCCTTCGCATTATACATATTCCTTTCTGATCAAACATCTTTCGAATGAAAAGTTGACAGAGACAAATAATAATATGGTGGGAATTGATTTGTTCTCAAAAGTCTCCTTAATTGATATTAGTGATGTGTGGAAGACAATGGATTTTGACATTGCTTTAGAGCTCTTTGAAAAAATGGCTGGACATGGTTGTGCACCCAGTACCAACACTTATGAAAAACTTATAGTAGGTCTTTGCAAAGAGAGGCGCTTGGAAGTAGCCCAGAGGTTATACAGTCATATGAGAGAGAGGAAAATTTCTTCAAGTGAGAATATTTATAATTCTCTTCTTAACTGTTGCTGTACATTGCAAAAGTATGGAGAGGCAGCAACCTTGGTGGATGCGATGATTAAGGATGGTTATTTACCGACACTGGAGTCCTCCACGATGCTTGTATGCGGGCTTCTTGATGAAGAGAAGACTGAGAAGGCAAAAGCAATTTTTCGTACTTTGCTTCTTTGCGAATATAATCACGATGAAGTAGCTTGGAAAGTTCTCTTTGATGGTTTACTTAAGAGGGGTTTTGTCAATATATGCTCTGAGCTCATAAGCATCATGGAGAAAATGGGTTGCCAGCTTCATCCTCAGACATATTCAATGTTGATTGAGGGAATGGATGGTCCATAA
- the LOC126631528 gene encoding probable xyloglucan galactosyltransferase GT14 produces MNKQQQQQQLFMEKSSVAGKCHKQLGFALITSFLSFFVLILFNFSDLSAGRNNTRGITFLINNFGHVIFDQRPHSTSLPLNGTLNATNSSTTTTTTQAQSSGRVTKAPVQPISDEIEKKNAGFDSDSCSGRYVYVYDLPKRFNQDLLKNCHSLMKWTDMCPHLSNMGLGPKIHSSTGKLVGNGWFATNQFSLGVIFHNRMKQYQCLTNDSSLASAVFVPFYAGLDVGRYLWDCNTSVRDASPLELVKWLSRRPEWKTMWGRDHFIVGGRIGWDFRRKTDDDSDWGSKLMLLPETKNMTMLSIEASCWNNDHAIPYPTYFHPSKDSEVFEWQRRMRKRKRRHLFSFAGAPRPDLKIRDLIIDQCKSSSKCKLVGCYKGATRCDDPLNVMEAFQGSVFCLQPPGDSYTRRSTFDSILAGCIPVFFHPGSAYAQYLWHFPNDPSKYSVFISENDIKDKKAIINKMLLRIPKHQVAAMREEVIRLIPKVIYADPRAPRLNTVEDAFDIAVKGVLDKVDKTRKDMKEGKDPGNAFWEINPAKFDMPKLAKEGEKNTNRSITSV; encoded by the coding sequence ATGAacaagcagcagcagcagcagcagcttttCATGGAGAAATCATCCGTTGCAGGAAAATGCCATAAACAACTTGGGTTTGCACTAATCACTTCGTTTCTTTCGTTCTTCGTATTGATTTTATTCAACTTTTCGGATCTAAGTGCGGGAAGAAATAATACTCGTGGAATCACCTTTCTCATCAACAACTTTGGCCATGTTATTTTCGACCAACGACCTCATTCTACCTCTCTTCCTCTCAATGGAACGCTTAATGCCACAAACTCTAGTACTACCACTACTACTACTCAAGCACAATCTTCCGGCCGCGTGACAAAAGCGCCAGTACAACCAATATCTGATGAGATTGAGAAGAAAAACGCTGGTTTTGATTCTGATTCGTGCTCGGGAAGGTATGTTTATGTTTATGATCTTCCTAAGAGGTTCAACCAGGACCTGCTCAAGAATTGCCATTCACTTATGAAATGGACTGATATGTGCCCCCACTTATCAAACATGGGACTTGGTCCTAAAATTCACAGTTCTACGGGAAAACTAGTGGGAAATGGTTGGTTTGCTACAAACCAGTTTTCTTTGGGAGTTATTTTCCATAACAGGATGAAGCAGTACCAGTGTTTAACCAATGATTCGTCCTTGGCCTCTGCGGTTTTTGTACCCTTTTATGCCGGCCTTGATGTGGGACGATACCTCTGGGACTGCAACACGTCGGTGAGAGATGCTTCTCCTCTCGAATTGGTGAAGTGGCTTTCGCGTAGACCCGAATGGAAAACAATGTGGGGGAGAGACCATTTCATAGTCGGAGGGAGGATTGGTTGGGATTTCAGGAGGAAAACAGACGATGACTCTGACTGGGGTTCCAAGCTTATGCTTTTGCCGGAAACCAAGAACATGACGATGTTGTCGATTGAGGCGAGCTGTTGGAACAATGACCACGCGATACCATATCCGACATACTTCCATCCCTCAAAGGATAGCGAAGTGTTCGAGTGGcagagaagaatgaggaagcGAAAAAGGCGGCATCTCTTCTCTTTTGCCGGTGCTCCGAGACCTGATCTCAAAATCCGGGATTTGATCATAGATCAATGCAAGTCTTCGTCCAAATGCAAACTTGTTGGTTGTTACAAAGGTGCAACTAGGTGTGATGACCCCTTAAATGTGATGGAGGCGTTCCAAGGGTCCGTGTTTTGCCTGCAGCCTCCGGGGGACTCGTACACTCGGCGATCAACATTTGATTCCATCTTGGCAGGCTGCATTCCAGTTTTCTTCCATCCGGGTTCGGCTTATGCACAGTACTTGTGGCACTTCCCCAACGACCCATCTAAATATTCCGTGTTCATATCAGAAAACGATATCAAGGATAAAAAGGCAATCATCAACAAGATGTTGCTTCGAATTCCGAAGCATCAGGTGGCGGCAATGAGAGAGGAAGTCATACGATTGATTCCGAAAGTAATATATGCAGATCCAAGGGCACCTAGATTAAACACAGTTGAAGATGCATTTGACATAGCAGTAAAAGGAGTGCTTGACAAAGTAGACAAAACTAGGAAGGACATGAAAGAGGGCAAAGATCCTGGCAATGCTTTCTGGGAAATAAACCCTGCAAAATTCGACATGCCTAAGCTCgcgaaagagggagagaaaaatACAAACAGAAGTATAACGAGTGTTTAG
- the LOC126632857 gene encoding membrane-bound O-acyltransferase gup1-like — translation MEVKYLWQESLQPNCPFRQKQRERESRDEVREMVSLVTKNNPHNKIKVGNSGEREEAEAAGRAMKLLKGEVGFLILYAAAFYAYIIHRSLQISRDHHAKLFGLRPGWLIPPRLNDVSDAQWRNFRGNLPILTVVFTMFTLIANFLRTSFHLKARGMSIIWILISFTYLAYLHGACILFVLSIASMNFLLVKIFARTKYFPFVLWIFNIFFLLCNRVYEGYSFSIIGQRWAYLDNFRGTFRWHICFNFVVLRMISFGYDYHWAHRDSRFDHKKHIQRCNICKSGKTCYHVLQERGVQHDKYAFTTYLAYLVYAPLYLTGPIVSFNAFASQLDVPQNNFSAKDIAWYGLRWVFSLLLMELMTHLFYYNAFAISGMWKELHPMDVFIIGYGVLMFMWLKFFLIWRYFRFWSLICGIEVPENMPRCINNCYNLETFWKNWHASYNKWLVRYLYIPLGGTQRKLLNVWVVFTFVAIWHDLEWKLLSWAWLTCLFFIPEMILKSATNAFQFKSTHGEFVVRELSAVAGAITITCLMVANLVGFVIGPSGISWLISQFLKREGLPVLAGMLLTFYVGTKLMFHIRDAKQSSS, via the exons ATGGAAGTGAAATATTT GTGGCAGGAGAGTCTTCAACCAAACTGTCCCTTTCGTcagaagcagagagagagagagagcagagacGAAGTGAGAGAGATGGTGTCGTTGGTCACCAAGAACAACCCACACAACAAAATCAAAGTTGGAAAttcaggagagagagaggaagcagAAGCAGCAGGAAGAGCTATGAAGCTGTTGAAAGGAGAGGTGGGATTTCTGATTCTCTACGCAGCTGCTTTCTACGCCTACATCATCCATCGATCCCTCCAAATCTCTCGCG ATCATCATGCTAAGCTTTTCGGTTTGCGTCCTGGATGGCTCATTCCTCCTCGCCTCAAT GATGTTTCTGATGCTCAATGGAGAAACTTTCGAGGAAATTTACCAATTCTTACCGTTGTTTTCACAATGTTCACGTTGATCGCTAATTTTTTGAGGACAAGCTTTCATTTAAAAGCGAGAGGGATGTCCATTatttggattttgatttctttCACATACCTAGCATATCTGCATGGAGCCTG CATTCTATTTGTCCTCTCAATCGCTTCAATGAATTTTCTCTTGGTAAAG ATATTTGCACGAACAAAATATTTCCCTTTTGTATTATGGATTTTCAACATATTCTTTCTTCTGTGCAATCGTGTTTATGAAGGATATTCATTCTCCATAATTGG GCAACGCTGGGCATATTTGGACAACTTTCGGGGCACCTTTAGATGGCACATTTGCTTTAACTTTG TTGTTTTGCGGATGATAAGCTTTGGTTATGATTACCATTGGGCACATCGAGATTCTCGTTTTGACCATAAG AAACACATTCAGCGCTGCAATATTTGTAAATCAGGGAAAACTTGTTATCATGTTTTACAG GAGAGAGGTGTCCAGCATGACAAGTATGCCTTTACAACATACCTTGCTTATTTGGTGTATGCACCTCTTTATCTTACTGGGCCAATTGTTAGCTTCAATGCATTTGCCTCACAG TTGGATGTTCCTCAAAATAACTTTTCAGCTAAAGACATTGCTTGGTATGGTTTGCGCTGGGTGTTCAGTCTTCTTCTGATGGAACTAATGACACATCTTTTCTATTACAATGCGTTTGCAATCAG TGGCATGTGGAAAGAGTTACATCCTATGGATGTGTTTATTATTGGATATGGG GTCTTAATGTTCATGTGGCTGAAGTTTTTTCTGATATGGCGCTATTTCCGGTTCTGGTCACTG ATATGTGGCATTGAGGTCCCGGAGAATATGCCGAGGTGTATAAATAATTGCTACAACTTGGAAACTTTTTGGAAAAACTGGCATGCTTCCTACAACAAATGGCTTGTGAG GTATTTGTACATTCCTCTTGGGGGCACTCAGAGAAAGCTTCTCAATGTATGGGTTGTATTCACATTTGTTGCCATTTGGCATGATCTAGAATG GAAGCTTCTTTCATGGGCATGGCTGACATGCTTATTCTTTATTCCGGAAATGATACTGAAATCAGCAACCAATGCATTTCAG TTTAAGAGTACACATGGTGAGTTTGTTGTTCGTGAACTTAGCGCGGTTGCTGGTGCAATCACGATCACTTGCCTCATG GTAgcaaaccttgttggttttgttATTGGACCATCTGGGATTAGTTGGTTGATTTCTCAATTCCTTAAACGAGAAG GACTCCCCGTTTTGGCTGGCATGCTTTTGACATTTTATGTAGGGACAAAG CTTATGTTCCACATCCGTGATGCAAAGCAAAGTAGCAGCTAA